One Sulfuricurvum sp. DNA window includes the following coding sequences:
- the hemE gene encoding uroporphyrinogen decarboxylase has translation MSKIFVDACFGKETPYTPVWMMRQAGRYLPEYMEVRKRAGNFLNLCHAPDMAAEVTIQPVDLVGVDAAILFSDILVVPNEMGMKLDFIKGEGPVFDSPIASEEDLDALIGGEEAASKLTYVYETIKILRTQLDARDDNKALIGFTGAPWTLATYMIEGQGTKTYNICKKMMYSNPELLHKILRKVTEVVKFYMEKQIQSGIDVVQIFDSWAAAIEPSKYDEFSWSYMVEIAEYLKEKYPHVPVIMFPKGIPAFLDKVYGNFDVFGVDWSTPMALAKEKLGDRYVLQGNMEPCRLYSKEQTTVCVEAIQEIMGGHRHIFNLGHGILPDVPVENAQHFVRECQRVSKK, from the coding sequence ATGAGTAAAATATTCGTCGATGCATGTTTCGGTAAAGAGACCCCTTACACCCCTGTTTGGATGATGCGCCAAGCGGGACGTTACCTCCCTGAGTATATGGAAGTGCGCAAACGTGCCGGAAATTTCCTTAACCTTTGTCATGCACCCGATATGGCGGCAGAAGTGACCATTCAACCTGTCGATCTTGTCGGTGTTGACGCGGCGATTTTGTTCAGTGATATCTTGGTTGTCCCAAATGAGATGGGGATGAAACTCGATTTCATCAAAGGTGAAGGTCCCGTTTTTGATTCTCCCATCGCATCTGAAGAAGATTTGGATGCGCTCATCGGCGGAGAAGAAGCTGCCTCTAAACTTACCTATGTATATGAAACGATCAAGATTTTGCGTACACAGCTTGATGCGCGTGACGACAACAAAGCCCTTATCGGTTTTACGGGAGCACCGTGGACATTGGCTACCTACATGATCGAGGGGCAAGGGACAAAAACTTATAACATCTGCAAAAAAATGATGTACTCAAATCCTGAACTTCTCCATAAAATCCTCCGTAAAGTGACCGAAGTGGTCAAATTTTACATGGAAAAACAGATTCAATCAGGGATTGATGTTGTCCAAATCTTCGACAGTTGGGCAGCCGCTATTGAGCCAAGCAAATACGATGAGTTCTCGTGGAGCTATATGGTCGAAATCGCTGAGTATTTAAAAGAAAAATACCCTCATGTCCCCGTTATTATGTTCCCAAAAGGGATTCCTGCCTTTTTAGATAAAGTGTACGGAAATTTCGACGTATTCGGAGTTGACTGGAGCACTCCAATGGCATTGGCGAAAGAAAAACTTGGGGATCGCTACGTCCTCCAAGGAAATATGGAACCGTGCCGCCTATACTCTAAAGAGCAAACGACCGTGTGTGTCGAAGCGATCCAAGAGATTATGGGTGGACATCGCCATATCTTCAACCTCGGTCACGGGATTCTCCCCGATGTTCCGGTTGAGAACGCGCAACACTTCGTTCGTGAATGCCAACGCGTGAGTAAAAAGTGA
- a CDS encoding radical SAM protein, whose amino-acid sequence MSTIFGPVFSRRFGASLGIDLSSSDKQCNFDCLYCELAPAPAMAYQHTVTPIETIITDLKESLIKHSNIDVITITANGEPTMYPYLDTLVEQIDMIKGAVQTLILSNSACLSDPTVFNTLLKIDQVKLSLDAATPETFKKIDRPAEGIEISTIIESITRFSNVYTGKLFLEILFVKGVNDSDTEVDALNRILDKIHCNRIDIGTIDRPPAYAVQGLSFEALYTIAHHFDPELPIHIVSRTHASATPSMYSDHEILTTLDKRPLSIDDINALFDTESKTRFENLLSHGKITQIERSNIIFFIPTANIHRKRSK is encoded by the coding sequence ATGTCCACTATTTTCGGTCCCGTCTTTTCACGCCGTTTCGGTGCGTCATTAGGGATCGACCTTTCCAGTTCTGACAAACAATGCAACTTTGATTGTCTCTACTGCGAGCTTGCCCCTGCACCTGCCATGGCATATCAGCATACCGTCACTCCCATAGAGACAATCATTACCGATTTAAAAGAGTCTTTAATAAAACACTCTAACATCGATGTAATCACGATCACTGCAAACGGTGAGCCCACGATGTATCCTTATTTGGACACTCTTGTAGAACAGATTGATATGATCAAAGGTGCCGTCCAGACCTTGATTCTCTCCAACAGTGCCTGCTTAAGTGATCCTACGGTATTTAACACCCTTTTAAAAATCGATCAGGTGAAACTCTCCCTCGATGCGGCGACTCCCGAAACCTTTAAAAAGATTGATCGCCCCGCAGAAGGGATTGAAATCAGCACCATTATAGAGAGTATCACCCGCTTTTCCAACGTCTATACGGGAAAACTTTTTTTAGAGATATTGTTTGTCAAAGGGGTTAATGACTCTGACACAGAAGTAGATGCATTAAACCGTATTCTCGACAAAATTCACTGCAACCGTATCGATATCGGTACGATTGATCGTCCTCCTGCGTATGCAGTGCAAGGATTAAGTTTTGAAGCGTTATACACCATCGCACACCATTTTGATCCTGAGTTACCAATCCATATCGTTTCACGCACCCATGCTTCAGCGACACCAAGCATGTACAGTGATCACGAGATCCTTACTACCCTCGATAAACGTCCGCTGAGTATAGATGATATCAATGCCCTTTTCGATACTGAGTCCAAAACACGCTTCGAAAACTTGCTCAGCCACGGTAAAATTACTCAAATCGAACGCTCAAATATCATTTTTTTTATCCCAACTGCAAATATTCATCGAAAACGCTCTAAATAA